The window GGCTTTCTGGAATGCATCGAAGTCTTTACTCGTATAAGCAATCACATAAGTAACCAGACCATAACCGTCGTTTCGGGTTATTTGATAGCCATCTCCCAGCTGCTTGTTAAAATAGTCAAGAACCTTGTCTGTGCCGCCCTCATTGAGTACCTTGGCCGTGCTTTCGTCCAGGGTAATTTCAATTTTTCTGGATGGATTTTTTATGTCTTTGAGGTTTGTGTTAATAGATAAATGTTTAATCGGCTGACTGTACCTATCTTGAAGATCAACGTTTCCGTACCAACTCGCTCTACTACCACTGGGTAGGATAAATGTCCCATTTGTGGTGTCTACCAGTTCGCTTCTTGAGGTTAAGCCAGCTTTTTTAACAGCATTAATTGCCCAGGCAAAATAATCGTCCGGCTTGTTGGGTTCACGATAAGTAAAAGTCTGGTTAAATGGGGAACCGCTAACGTTACAGATGATACCACTACTCTTACCCAGGATTTCATCACTTTTGCCAATCAATTCCTGGATAGACGAAAATTGCATGTTCATCACATAAGTAACACCATTACTATCCGATTGGATTTGCAGATCTAAAGGCCTAGGCAGATTAGCTCTGATAGTTTCATCAAGGGCAGGCTGGCCACCTTTTATTTCGTTGAAATCGCTTTTCGGGACAAAGATTTGCAATTTACGGTATCCAGAACCATCTTTGTTAATTTTGGTTTCAATGTTAAGTTTCGCGCAACCCGATAAGACTAGAGTAAGGACAAAAATGATAGTTAGTGATAGAACCAGTCTTAGTTTCCTAGACACCCAACCCGCCCCCTTGCTGTTTATTAAATGGAAGTCCAACCTGCGGGAACACTTTAGTTGATCTCACATGTTCAACCAACAAGCGGAGCAATGCCCCGACCGTGCAACAAATGGTTGAAAACAGGAAAACCATCAAAACCCCTTGCCAGAATAAGTTGTTGATGGCCAAACTAAATGAGATACTGCCTTCGCCAGGGATTGAAGCAGAAAAATTGCATTTAAATCCAAACCATAAAGCCAACCCGTTAGTCAGCAAGGTGTAGCAACCGGCGGTAGCAACACTTTTAATCAGCAGTATCTTGTTACGCAAGACGAAATCGCCTTGATTGATTCGATACGCATAATAGCCACTGAGTAATAGGGCAATAACAGGTATAAGCACCAATAAGTAGCAGATATTGCTAAGTAACAAAAAAGTACCATCCGAAACATCCACGCCATTAAAAAGGTCTGCCGAGCCATTAACAATCTCAGGTTTGTGGTTATCTTCCATAGAATTAAGCACCCAAGTTATCTTTCCGCCGAACAAAAACGGTAGGCTTTGTAAGGCAAGATAAGGCAACAAACCGAGCCAGTAGCCCATTCTTAGTTCTTTAGGAAATGCAGAGTAAATATCGTCCTCGTTTACTATCGGCTTGAGATCATATGTCAAAGAAAAGACTGATAACGCAATAACAATTAAAAAGAGAGCGAAGACATATGCGTAGATCCCACACATTATCCCTGTGCCGGCAAACGAAAAACGTTTTTGCAGATCAAGGCCGATCGCGTAGATGAAAGATTTACCGTGCTTATTGAGGTAATGCATGACGGTAGCAGTAAAGAGGGAAAGGATAAAACTTTTGAGCAAAATGCTGAAAATACCCAAGCCGGTACTGATTTTATATTCTACTGGAACAGAAAGACCATTTTCAAAAGGAACGCTTAAACGTCCACTGTCAGGGATATTGAAAAGAAGAGCTAATATAGTCATTAGAAGGGTGTAACCAAGGGCATAAAAAACAGTCCTATGTAACGGAGAATCGACCTTAAAAAACTTTTGAGCCACTATCCAGCCAACTGCAATTGCTAATATCGGAATAATCGGTCCAAGCACTAACGGAAAACTAAAATTACCTGAAGTCATCCCACTTAAACCAACAGGACCAAAAAGTTTACCTGAAAAATCACCTTTAAAACTTAGACTGGCAGTATGAAGTAACCCATACAATTCAAAAGGGCTTGGTGAAATATCTTTAATAAGGTTGGTAAGCATCATACCAAATTGTCTAAAATCGTTTTCTTTTTGCAGTTCTTTTACAACAACACTAATTACCCATGTCCGGGTAAGAAAAGAGATAATGATACCGATTAAGACGCTAATGACCGAGCCAGTTAAAACGTTTAAGATAGTTTTTTTGTCTATATTCTTAAAAGCTTGAGTATAATTGACTGTCACGACCTGTTGATGTGTTAACAAACGCGTACCACAATTAGTACAGAAGTTATCACTGATTGAATTTTTGGTCCCGCATTCGTGACAATAAATAAATTGCTCACTCAAAACTACCCTCTCCCCTTGTTTATAACACTATAGTTGACAATGTTTTTATACTTTGGTTAGAAAACAACAATTTTTATCTTTTAAGCAATACTTACATTTTTATCCACCCCTCTTTTAGTCTTAGTTATTATAAGATTATATTATAAGATTATTCTATGAAGCAAGATCAATGTATGATTCGTCCGTGTCAAGATTCAGTAGGTATCTCCACAAAAAATTTTCCCGTTATAAGACCTCACCGCTCAAAACATTAGCTTCAAGGCAGCGGCCTTGACAGCCACCCCACAGGTGGTCAAATATATGCACCGACAGGGCGGCTCCAGGGAACAGGTAACATAATACACCAACTCTGTCGCAAAACCATTATACCACCTGCGGGGACCCTGGCTGTCAAGGCTTCCCTAACGGCGCTGCTTTTTGGGCCCTCTAAGGCTCACCAAGGAACAGGTCGTTTGTTCCCAGTTCTTGTTCATACCTGACACAATTACGTCCAGCACTTTTTGCTTCATACAGCAAGCTGTCAGTACGTGTTATAACAGTATCAACTGTATCCGCAGGAATGTAACCAGCTACACCGAAGCTCGCCGTCACCCGTCCTATATCCGGTAAAGCCAGGTTGCTCAAGTTTATTCGAAGCTCTTCCGCCAAACAAGCGGCCTTTTCCACAGGTGTTTCGGGTAAAAGGATAATAAATTCCTCCCCGCCCCATCGAGCCAGAATGTCTGTTTTACGGAGCCTGCTTTTTATCATCTCTGTCACTTTCTTAAGAACCATATCACCAGCAGCGTGTCCGAAATTATCGTTTATGGTCTTGAAATGATCCAGATCCAGCATTATAATCGAAAAACGTCTCCCGCTCCGCCGCGCACGTTTCATCTCCTGTTCTATCATTCCCATGAAAAAACGGCGATTGTATGCATTTGTAAGAGGGTCGGTGATGGACAACCTGTAAAACAGTTCTTCTGTTTTTTTGCGTTCGCTGATGTCGCGCACAATTCCCACCGCGTGCCAGACACCTTTTATTTTTAAGGCAGATAGTGATAGTTCCACATCAATCTCTTGCCCATTTTTAAGCTTTGCTTTCAGCTCAAGTGTTTTTCCAACAGAATTTCCTTTTCCCGTTAGCTGGAAATTCTTGAATCCCTTCAAATATAGCTTATAAATTACCTCATTGGGCACCAGCAGCTTGTGCAGGTCTTTGCCCAGGACTTCTTCTCGGCAGTACCCAAAAAGTTTTTCCGCTGCCGGGTTCCAAAAAGTTATGTTCCCCTGACCGTCAATCATGATGATGGCATCCCTTGCCGAGTCTACAATGGCACTTAAAATGGCCTGCCTGGCCCGCAGTTCTTCTTCCAGTGTCCTGCGTTCCGTCAGATCGATAACCAGGGCCACATACACTTTTTCTTCCCAGTGTTCTACAAGTTGCAGATGGATCTCTGCAGGGTAAAGAGAACCATCCTTCCGGCGGTGTACCGTGTTGAACACAATCTTCTTCTGCTCACCGCTGACCAGAGGGGCAAGAAGTTCCCTGAAGCTCTGGAGGTTCAGTTCAGGCTTAAGGTCGAGAGGGGTCATCCGGCTCAGTTCTTCCATGGTGTATCCCAGGTTCTCCCTGGCCCCACGATTAACGGCAATGAACTTAAATGTTTCGGGATGAAATATATAGCCCTCGTTCAGTGAATTTTCAATTATGTGCTGATAAAGTTGTAATTCTTTCTCTGCCTGACAGCGTTCGGTGATGTCAAAAATGATATAATACAGCAGCATGCTTTCCTGATATTGGATAGGGCAGGAATAGACTTCAACGACCCGGTTTTCTCCGCCAGCCAGGCGGTGAGTAAAAACAAAACGGCCATGATTTTTCTCAAAAACCTCTACTTGCTCTTGGGCAGGTTCTGAGCAGGAATCAACATTAAGTTCTTTTATGTTCATTTTAAGTAAGGTTTCTCTGGGATATCCATAAAAGCGGCAGGCAGCTTTATTGGCGTCAACAATACGTCCCGATTCGGGTTCAATTAGCAGCATTACCGCTTGATGCATTTCAAACATGTTGTGGAACAGCCTTTCACTCTGCTTCAACCGGGTATTTGCTTCATGAAGCTTAAGCGCCATTTCCACTGCCGACAAAAGCACATATTCACTGGTATTTTTTATAACATATCCGTATCCTGTAACTGAACGTATTTTTTCGACAATTTCTCTGCTGGCATTGGCGGTTAGAAATACAATCGGTATATCTCTGAACTGC is drawn from Bacillota bacterium and contains these coding sequences:
- a CDS encoding zinc ribbon domain-containing protein — translated: MSEQFIYCHECGTKNSISDNFCTNCGTRLLTHQQVVTVNYTQAFKNIDKKTILNVLTGSVISVLIGIIISFLTRTWVISVVVKELQKENDFRQFGMMLTNLIKDISPSPFELYGLLHTASLSFKGDFSGKLFGPVGLSGMTSGNFSFPLVLGPIIPILAIAVGWIVAQKFFKVDSPLHRTVFYALGYTLLMTILALLFNIPDSGRLSVPFENGLSVPVEYKISTGLGIFSILLKSFILSLFTATVMHYLNKHGKSFIYAIGLDLQKRFSFAGTGIMCGIYAYVFALFLIVIALSVFSLTYDLKPIVNEDDIYSAFPKELRMGYWLGLLPYLALQSLPFLFGGKITWVLNSMEDNHKPEIVNGSADLFNGVDVSDGTFLLLSNICYLLVLIPVIALLLSGYYAYRINQGDFVLRNKILLIKSVATAGCYTLLTNGLALWFGFKCNFSASIPGEGSISFSLAINNLFWQGVLMVFLFSTICCTVGALLRLLVEHVRSTKVFPQVGLPFNKQQGGGLGV
- a CDS encoding PAS domain S-box protein, producing MLAFNSTKILIVEDSRLNAQITADILRKYGYAVEITCTGKEAVEKAWSSHCPDLILMDIELEEGMDGIQTAKLIQQFRDIPIVFLTANASREIVEKIRSVTGYGYVIKNTSEYVLLSAVEMALKLHEANTRLKQSERLFHNMFEMHQAVMLLIEPESGRIVDANKAACRFYGYPRETLLKMNIKELNVDSCSEPAQEQVEVFEKNHGRFVFTHRLAGGENRVVEVYSCPIQYQESMLLYYIIFDITERCQAEKELQLYQHIIENSLNEGYIFHPETFKFIAVNRGARENLGYTMEELSRMTPLDLKPELNLQSFRELLAPLVSGEQKKIVFNTVHRRKDGSLYPAEIHLQLVEHWEEKVYVALVIDLTERRTLEEELRARQAILSAIVDSARDAIIMIDGQGNITFWNPAAEKLFGYCREEVLGKDLHKLLVPNEVIYKLYLKGFKNFQLTGKGNSVGKTLELKAKLKNGQEIDVELSLSALKIKGVWHAVGIVRDISERKKTEELFYRLSITDPLTNAYNRRFFMGMIEQEMKRARRSGRRFSIIMLDLDHFKTINDNFGHAAGDMVLKKVTEMIKSRLRKTDILARWGGEEFIILLPETPVEKAACLAEELRINLSNLALPDIGRVTASFGVAGYIPADTVDTVITRTDSLLYEAKSAGRNCVRYEQELGTNDLFLGEP